Proteins encoded by one window of Verrucomicrobiota bacterium:
- a CDS encoding efflux RND transporter permease subunit, with product MPLGTAIDRVDEMVRADLPPGFLHDWSGESRDLKDAGQEIIWVLLLALIIVYMVLAAQFESLMHPLTVMLAVPLAGVGAFGLLWLVNFIGTITSHPVPAMNINLFSQIGLVLLVGLVTKNSILLVEFANQQREKGANAHDAMVQAGLVRLRPILMTAFSTIAGILPIAIGFGAGAESRRPMGVAVVGGMLTSTFLTLVIIPVVYTFFSDIAERFGRKKTLAPVPAEPAPVAK from the coding sequence GTGCCCCTCGGCACGGCCATTGATCGCGTTGACGAAATGGTGCGCGCCGACCTGCCGCCGGGATTTTTGCACGATTGGAGCGGTGAGTCGCGCGACCTCAAAGACGCGGGGCAGGAAATCATCTGGGTGTTGTTGCTGGCGCTGATCATCGTGTACATGGTGCTGGCTGCGCAGTTTGAGAGCCTCATGCATCCGCTCACCGTCATGCTGGCCGTGCCCTTGGCCGGCGTGGGCGCGTTCGGATTGTTGTGGCTCGTCAATTTCATCGGGACGATCACTTCGCATCCGGTGCCGGCGATGAACATCAATCTCTTCAGCCAGATCGGTCTCGTGTTGCTCGTCGGTCTGGTGACCAAGAATTCCATCCTGCTCGTCGAGTTTGCCAATCAACAACGTGAAAAAGGTGCCAACGCCCACGATGCGATGGTGCAGGCGGGACTCGTGCGATTGCGGCCGATTTTGATGACGGCGTTTTCCACGATCGCGGGCATCCTGCCGATTGCGATTGGTTTCGGTGCCGGCGCAGAAAGCCGCCGCCCGATGGGAGTGGCCGTGGTCGGCGGCATGTTGACCAGCACGTTCCTCACGCTGGTCATTATCCCTGTTGTTTACACTTTCTTCAGCGACATCGCTGAGAGGTTTGGCCGCAAGAAAACGCTAGCACCGGTTCCTGCCGAACCTGCCCCCGTCGCCAAGTAA
- a CDS encoding efflux RND transporter permease subunit, producing the protein MILPRISIQRPVLASMMSLALILFGVIALSRLPVRELPDIDPPIVSVLTVYPGANASVVETEVTERLEEVINNIEGIKTLTSQSREEASTITVEFDLSRDIEQAAQDVRDRVARVRGLLPEDIKEPIVAKQEADANPIIWIGVNSSRFTPLQMTTLAERQIKNRLQTIKGVSSVIIGGEQRFAMRLWLDAEKMAAHQLTVLDVQRALRQQNVELPSGRVENLHREMTIETRGELKTPEEFNKLVIKNDGVKIVRLRDIGEARAGVENERTVARNNGRPCIFLGIVKQSKANTVDVAKGVKAEIERIKPTLPEGIEMVFNYDESIYVEKAIDEVWTTLGIAFALVVLIIYLFLGDFRSTIIPAITIPVSLVATFAILHAFGYSINILTMLAMVLAIGVVVDDAIVVLENIHRHIEKGEPPMQAAFKAMDEIAFAVIAITISLVAVFLPLAFQKSTTGRLFIEFAVAVAGSVVVSAFVALSLSPMMASRLLKPAHEQRHSFIVRGFDRLVKWFTRTYDRLLRLALAHRPTTIFIGLLSLVLMVVTYKQLEGEFLPEEDKGRLLCIVFTPEGSTSEYTDRIAAKMENMLKDTPEVQTYGSVVAPAFNGPGQANFGIVFVRLKDRAERKRSVQEMVNGPGGLRAKFFNDIEGAIAVPQIPKAIGRGFNSAFQLVIQSQDLDSLNRYVIDLQNKLRQTGFLMNVRSSFEVNKPELRLDINRDRAAALGVSIEDISRTLQMLFGGLDLSRIKLDGKEYEVITQLERKSRLTPQDLDRLYVRNTEGKLIQLNSIVTHQAGAAPSAIEHYNRLRSATI; encoded by the coding sequence ATGATTCTGCCCCGCATCAGTATTCAACGCCCGGTGCTCGCCTCCATGATGAGCCTGGCGCTGATTCTGTTTGGCGTGATCGCTTTGTCGCGGCTGCCGGTGCGCGAGTTGCCGGACATTGATCCGCCCATCGTCAGTGTATTGACGGTCTATCCCGGCGCAAATGCGTCGGTTGTCGAAACCGAGGTCACGGAGCGGCTCGAAGAGGTGATCAACAACATCGAAGGCATCAAAACTCTCACCAGCCAGAGCCGCGAAGAGGCCAGCACGATCACCGTCGAGTTCGATCTTTCGCGCGACATCGAACAGGCGGCGCAGGACGTGCGCGACCGTGTTGCCCGCGTGCGCGGTCTGTTGCCCGAAGACATCAAAGAGCCAATCGTCGCCAAGCAGGAGGCCGACGCCAACCCGATCATCTGGATCGGCGTCAACAGCTCGCGCTTCACGCCGTTGCAAATGACCACGCTCGCCGAACGGCAGATCAAAAATCGCCTCCAAACGATCAAGGGCGTTTCCTCGGTCATCATCGGCGGTGAACAGCGTTTCGCCATGCGCCTGTGGCTCGACGCGGAAAAAATGGCCGCGCACCAGCTCACGGTGCTGGACGTGCAACGCGCGCTCCGCCAGCAGAACGTCGAGCTTCCGAGCGGTCGCGTCGAGAATCTTCATCGCGAAATGACGATTGAAACGCGCGGTGAGTTGAAAACGCCGGAGGAATTCAACAAGTTGGTAATCAAAAACGACGGAGTCAAGATTGTCCGTTTGCGCGACATCGGCGAGGCGCGCGCCGGCGTGGAAAACGAACGCACCGTCGCCCGCAACAATGGCCGGCCGTGCATCTTCCTTGGCATCGTCAAGCAATCCAAGGCCAACACCGTGGATGTCGCCAAGGGCGTCAAGGCGGAAATCGAGCGCATCAAGCCGACGCTGCCCGAAGGCATTGAGATGGTCTTCAATTACGATGAGTCGATCTACGTCGAGAAGGCCATCGACGAAGTCTGGACGACGCTTGGCATCGCCTTCGCGCTCGTTGTGCTCATCATCTACCTCTTTCTGGGCGATTTTCGCTCCACGATTATTCCGGCCATCACGATTCCCGTTTCGCTTGTGGCAACGTTCGCGATTCTTCACGCCTTTGGCTACTCCATCAACATCCTGACCATGCTGGCCATGGTGCTGGCCATCGGCGTGGTGGTGGACGACGCCATCGTGGTGCTCGAAAATATCCATCGCCACATCGAGAAGGGCGAGCCGCCGATGCAGGCCGCGTTCAAGGCCATGGATGAGATCGCCTTCGCGGTGATCGCCATTACCATTTCGCTCGTGGCGGTCTTCCTGCCGCTGGCATTTCAGAAAAGCACCACGGGCCGGCTGTTCATCGAGTTCGCCGTGGCCGTGGCCGGTTCCGTCGTTGTCTCCGCCTTCGTCGCGTTGTCGCTTTCGCCGATGATGGCCTCGCGCCTCCTCAAGCCGGCGCATGAACAGCGCCACTCCTTTATCGTTCGGGGCTTTGATCGATTGGTGAAATGGTTCACGCGCACTTATGACCGATTGCTTCGTCTGGCGCTCGCCCACCGGCCCACCACCATTTTCATCGGCCTGCTCAGCCTGGTGTTGATGGTCGTGACCTACAAACAACTCGAAGGCGAATTCCTGCCCGAAGAGGACAAAGGCCGGCTGCTGTGCATCGTCTTTACGCCCGAAGGTTCGACTTCCGAATACACCGACCGCATCGCGGCCAAGATGGAAAACATGTTGAAAGACACCCCCGAAGTCCAAACGTATGGCTCGGTGGTCGCGCCGGCCTTCAACGGGCCGGGCCAGGCCAACTTCGGCATCGTGTTTGTCCGCCTTAAAGACCGCGCCGAACGCAAACGCAGCGTGCAAGAGATGGTGAACGGCCCGGGCGGCCTGCGTGCGAAATTTTTTAACGACATCGAGGGCGCGATTGCGGTGCCGCAAATTCCGAAGGCGATTGGCCGCGGTTTCAACTCCGCCTTTCAACTCGTGATTCAATCGCAGGACCTCGATTCGCTCAACCGTTACGTTATCGACCTGCAAAACAAGCTGCGCCAGACCGGCTTTCTTATGAACGTCCGTTCCTCATTTGAAGTCAACAAGCCGGAATTGCGCCTCGACATCAACCGCGATCGCGCCGCCGCGCTGGGTGTGTCCATTGAAGATATTTCGCGCACGTTGCAAATGCTGTTCGGCGGTCTGGACCTGAGCCGCATCAAACTTGACGGCAAGGAATACGAAGTCATCACGCAACTGGAGCGCAAGTCGCGCCTCACGCCACAGGACCTCGACCGGCTCTACGTGCGCAACACGGAAGGCAAGTTGATTCAGCTCAACAGCATCGTTACGCACCAGGCGGGCGCGGCGCCGAGCGCCATTGAACACTACAACCGCCTTCGCAGCGCGACAATTTAA